A DNA window from Castanea sativa cultivar Marrone di Chiusa Pesio chromosome 7, ASM4071231v1 contains the following coding sequences:
- the LOC142642699 gene encoding FAD-linked sulfhydryl oxidase ERV1-like isoform X1 → MSENPLQALFQTFVKISNSVQTHLSNLIGQPHHPSSPTAINPLLSFSFPSKSKVNPSNTDSAASLQPKHILDKGKSASPVTKEDLGRATWTFLHTLPAQYPDNPTRQQKKDVKELMAILSRMYPCKECADHFKEVLRVNPVQAGSHAEFSQWLCHVHNIVNRSLGKLVFPCERVDARWGKLECEQRACDLLGSTTEFGEEKH, encoded by the exons ATGTCCGAGAATCCATTGCAGGCTCTCTTCCAAACCTTTGTGAAAATCTCAAACTCCGTCCAAACCCATCTCTCCAATCTCATAGGCCAACCTCACCACCCATCATCACCCACTGCCATAAACCCTCTCTTGTCTTTCTCTTTCCCATCCAAATCCAAAGTAAACCCATCAAACACTGACTCTGCTGCCTCTCTCCAACCCAAACACATTCTCGACAAG GGAAAATCTGCTTCACCTGTAACTAAAGAAGATCTTGGAAGGGCCACATGGACTTTTCTTCACACCCTCCCTGCTCAG TATCCGGATAATCCAACAAGGCAACAGAAGAAGGATGTAAAAGAATTA ATGGCAATATTATCTCGAATGTACCCTTGCAAGGAGTGTGCAGATCACTTTAAAGAAGTCCTGAG AGTAAATCCTGTACAGGCTGGATCTCATGCTGAATTTTCCCAATGGCTATGTCATGTGCATAATATTGTCAACAGAAG CCTTGGCAAACTGGTATTCCCATGCGAACGAGTTGATGCAAGGTGGGGTAAGCTGGAGTGTGAGCAGCGTGCATGTGATCTACTGGGCAGTACAACAGAATTTGGGGAAGAAAAACATTAA
- the LOC142642699 gene encoding FAD-linked sulfhydryl oxidase ERV1-like isoform X2 produces MSENPLQALFQTFVKISNSVQTHLSNLIGQPHHPSSPTAINPLLSFSFPSKSKVNPSNTDSAASLQPKHILDKGKSASPVTKEDLGRATWTFLHTLPAQYPDNPTRQQKKDVKELMAILSRMYPCKECADHFKEVLRLDLMLNFPNGYVMCIILSTEALANWYSHANELMQGGVSWSVSSVHVIYWAVQQNLGKKNIKVCWY; encoded by the exons ATGTCCGAGAATCCATTGCAGGCTCTCTTCCAAACCTTTGTGAAAATCTCAAACTCCGTCCAAACCCATCTCTCCAATCTCATAGGCCAACCTCACCACCCATCATCACCCACTGCCATAAACCCTCTCTTGTCTTTCTCTTTCCCATCCAAATCCAAAGTAAACCCATCAAACACTGACTCTGCTGCCTCTCTCCAACCCAAACACATTCTCGACAAG GGAAAATCTGCTTCACCTGTAACTAAAGAAGATCTTGGAAGGGCCACATGGACTTTTCTTCACACCCTCCCTGCTCAG TATCCGGATAATCCAACAAGGCAACAGAAGAAGGATGTAAAAGAATTA ATGGCAATATTATCTCGAATGTACCCTTGCAAGGAGTGTGCAGATCACTTTAAAGAAGTCCTGAG GCTGGATCTCATGCTGAATTTTCCCAATGGCTATGTCATGTGCATAATATTGTCAACAGAAG CCTTGGCAAACTGGTATTCCCATGCGAACGAGTTGATGCAAGGTGGGGTAAGCTGGAGTGTGAGCAGCGTGCATGTGATCTACTGGGCAGTACAACAGAATTTGGGGAAGAAAAACATTAAAGTGTGTTGGTATTAA
- the LOC142642085 gene encoding large ribosomal subunit protein eL38z/eL38y-like translates to MPKQIHEIKDFLLTARRKDARSVKIKKGKDVVKFKVRCSKYLYTLCVFDAEKAEKLKQSLPPGLSVQDL, encoded by the exons ATG CCTAAGCAAATCCACGAGATTAAAGATTTCCTTCTCACTGCAAGAAGGAAAGATGCACGTTCTGTGAAAATCAAGAAGGGCAAGGATGTTGTCAAGTTCAAGGTCCGTTGCTCCAAGTACCTGTACACACTTTGTGTGTTTGATGCAGAGAAGGCTGAAAAGTTGAAGCAATCTCTCCCTCCCG GTTTGAGCGTGCAAGACCTGTGA